Proteins encoded within one genomic window of Oncorhynchus masou masou isolate Uvic2021 chromosome 1, UVic_Omas_1.1, whole genome shotgun sequence:
- the LOC135542803 gene encoding uncharacterized protein LOC135542803: protein MAVQLVVALLALASLSAASAPDCKELVKPLVLEDHTELYGKWVYVMGSADHLFFQNALGTLKSSWIDLSATSDHKVVTLRWGDRIDGKCIVGTTHATISGTTSTVHIHLSEHKGQYLETCPDCLLWSDTSRNGEVTGRYLLLFTRTGKMDHTYLDTYKKQAECLNFPEKHQTYDGKTELCPDDKEEKKVVEEKVVVEEEIMEEIMEEKQATEEEKATEEETATEEEKATEEEKATEEEKATEEEKATEEEKATEEEKATVEEKATEEQKATAEEKTTK, encoded by the exons atggCTGTTCAGCTGGTTGTAGCTCTCCTGGCTCTTGCCTCTCTGAGTGCTGCATCTGCACCGGACTGTAAAGAACTGGTCAAACCCCTGGTACTGGAGGACCATACCGAG CTCTATGGCAAATGGGTGTATGTGATGGGGTCTGCAGATCATTTATTCTTCCAAAATGCTTTGGGGACTCTGAAAAGCTCCTGGATAGACCTGTCGGCTACATCGGACCATAAAGTAGTCACCCTAAGATGGGGAGACCGCAT TGATGGCAAATGCATCGTGGGTACAACACATGCTACCATCTCCGGCACCACTTCCACAGTACACA TTCATTTGTCTGAACACAAAGGCCAGTACCTGGAGACCTGTCCTGACTGCCTGCTTTGGTCAGACACATCTCGTAATGGAGAGGTCACTGGCAGATACCTGCTCCTGTTCA caaGGACAGGGAAAATGGATCACACATACCTGGACACCTATAAGAAACAGGCAGAGTGTCTGAACTTCCCAGAGAAACACCAGACCTACGATGGAAAAACAG AGCTGTGCCCTGATgacaaggaggagaagaaggtggtggaggagaaggtggtggtggaggaggagattaTGGAGGAGATTATGGAGGAGAAGCAGGCTACGGAGGAGGAGAAGGCTACGGAGGAAGAGACGGCTACGGAGGAAGAGAAGGCTACGGAGGAGGAGAAGGCTACGGAGGAGGAGAAGGCTACGGAGGAGGAGAAGGCTACGGAGGAGGAGAAGGCTACGGAGGAAGAGAAGGCTACAGTGGAGGAGAAGGCTACAGAGGAACAGAAGGCTACAGCAGAGGAGAAGACAACAAAGTGA